In Gemmatimonadota bacterium, the sequence CGAACCGCCCCAGGCGCCGCTCGGCGGCGCCGGTGAAGGCCCCCTTCTCGTGCCCGAAGAGCTCGCTCTCGAGCAGGGTCTCGGGGAGCGCGGCGCAGTTGACCGCGATGAAGGGCCGGCCGCGCCGCGGCGAGAGGTCGTGGATGGCCTTGGCCACCAGCTCCTTGCCGGTGCCCGACTCGCCCTGGACGAGCACCGTGCTCGAGACCGGGGCCATCTGCTCCACCTTGACCAGCAGCTCCTGGATCGGCGCGCTCTCGCCGATGATGCCGGTCCGCTGCTGCAGCGCCCGCCGGGCGATCAGCCGTTCGGCGAGGTGCACCACCTCGGCGGGATTCACCGGCTTGACCGCGATCTCGGTCACGTCCACCGCCCGGGTGTCGCGGTCGGTGGCGTGCTGGTCGGTGGCCTCGAGGAGGGCGAGGGTGGAGATCTCCGCATCGCGGGCCAGGGCGGCCAGCTGGCGGGCCATCGCCTCGTAGACGGCCCCGGTCAGCACCACCAGCTCCGGCGCCACGCGGCGCAGGACCTGGCGGGCGTCGTCGAGGGAGGAGACCATCGCGGTGGCGTGCCCGGCGGCCTCGAGCGCGGCGTTCACGCGCACCGCGGTCTCGAGGTCGTCCATCGTCAGCAGGATCTGGGAAGCCATGAGTCAGTGCCCGGTGCGGGTTCCGCGGACCAGGTCCACCGCGTGAACGACCAGGTCGTCCAGCACGGCCAGCCCATCCCGCACCCCGCCCGGACTCCCCGGCAGGTTCACGATCAGCGTCCGCCCCCGCACCCCGGCCACGCCGCGCGAGAGCGCGGCCCGGTGGAAGCGGGGGTAGACCGACATCCGGAGCGCCTCGGCGATGCCGGGCGCCTCCTTGTCCAGCGTCGCGCGGGTGGCCTCGGGGGTGACGTCGCGCACGGTGAGCCCGGTGCCGCCGGTGGTGAGCACCAGGTCGGCCCGGTCCTCATCGGCCCAGCGCACCACCGCCGCCCGGATCCCCGCGACCTCGTCCGGGACCAGCGCGCGCTCCACCACCTCGTACCCCCGATCGCGGGCCCACGCCACGATCGTGTCGCCGGAGCCGTCGGCGCGCTCGCCGCGGCTCCCGGCGTCGGAGATGGTCAGGATCGCGAGGCGGATAGGCATGGCGGCGGGCGCGGGGGCCGACCTAGCGGCGGACCGACCCCTTGGTGTAGAAGGGCCGCTTGACCACCTCGGCCTCGAGCGCCTCGCCCCGGATGTCGACGTGGAACCGGCTGCCCACCGCCGCGTGGCTGGCCGGCAGGTAGGTGGTCCCGATCGCGTAGCCGAGGGTCGGGCTCATGGTGCCGCTGCGCACCACGTCGCAGGCCACGCCGTCGACCAGGGTGGGCATGCCGTGGCGCGGGATGCCCTTCCCCACCATCCGGAAGCCGACCAGCCGGCGCGCCACGCCCGCGAGCTTCTGCCGCTTGAGCGCGGCCTCGCCCATGAAGGGGGCGCCCTTGTCGATCTTCGTGATCCAGCCGAGGCCCGCCTCGAGCGGGGTGGTCTCGTCGTCGATGTCGTTCCCGTAGAGGGCGTAGCCCACCTCGAGCCGCAGGGTATCGCGGGCGCCGAGGCCGATGGGGGTGGCCTTGCCGGGACCGGTGAGGGCGTGCCAGATGGTCGCGGCGTCCTGGGCGCGGCAGTAGAGCTCGAAGCCGTCCTCGCCGGTGTAGCCGGTGCGCGAGATGAAGCAGCCGGCGCCCGCCACCCGCCCGGTGGCAAAGCGGTAGTAGCCGATGTCGGGGAGGATGGTCTCGGTGTGCGGCTGCAGCAGGGCCTCCGCGCGGGGGCCCTGCAGCGCGAGCAGGCCGACGGCGTCGGAGACATTCCGGATCCGCACGTTGGCGCCCTTCTTCTGCGCCACCACGTGCTCCCAGTCCTTGTCGATGTTGGCCGCGTTGACGACCAGCATCACCTTGTCCTCGAAGCGGTAGACGGTGCAGTCGTCGACGACGCCGCCCGCCTCGTTCAGGAAGGCGGAGTACTGCACCTGGCCGGGGACGAGCGCGGCGACGTCGTTGGTGGTGACCCGGTTGACGAAGGCGTTGCGGTCGGGGCCGGTCACCTCGAACTCGCCCATGTGGCAGACGTCGAAGATCCCCGCGTCCTCGCGGACGGCGCGGTGTTCCGCCAGGATGCCGCCGGCGTACTGCACCGGCATCTCCCAGCCCGCGAAGGGCACCATCTTCGCGCCGAGGGCCTTGTGGACGTCGCAGAGCGGGGTGCGGAGGAGCGTGGTCATGTCGAGTGGGATCCCATGAGCGTGGCCAGGAGGGCCTTCTGGATGTGCAGCCGGTTCTCGGCCTCGAGCCAGACCCGCGACTGGGGTCCCTCGAGCACCGCGTCGCTGACCTCCTCGCCGCGGTGGGCGGGGAGGCAATGCAGGAAGATCGCCTCGGGACGGGCGAGGGTCATCAGCTTCTCGTCCACGCCATAGCCGGTGAAGGCGGCGCGGCGGGTCTCGGCCTCGGTCTCGTGGCCCATCGAGGCCCACACGTCGGTGGTGACCACGTGGGCCCCCGCCACCGCCTCCTCGGGCAGCTCGGTGATGCTCACCTGGGTGCGGGCGGCGGCCTGCTCGAAGATGGCCCGGCTCGGTTCGTACCCCTCGGGGCAGGCGATGCGCAGCTCGAAGCCCAGCAGCGCCGCGGCCTGCAGCCAGGTGTTGGCCATGTTGTTGCCGTCGCCGACCCACGCCACCACCTTCCCTTCCCAGCCCCCGAAGGCCTCGCGCATGGTGAGCACGTCGGCGAGGATCTGGCAGGGATGCAGCAGGTCGGTGAGGCCGTTGATCACCGGGACGGAGGCGAAGCGCGCGAGCTCCTCCACCTCGGTGTGGGCGTAGGTCCGGATCATGATGCCGTCGACGTAGCCGGAGAGCACCCGGGCGGTGTCACGGATCGGCTCGCCGCGGCCCAGCTGGATCTCGCGGGACGACAGGAAGAGCGCCTGCCCGCCGAGCTGCCAGGTCCCGACTTCGAACGAGACGCGGGTGCGGGTGGAGGTCTTGCCGAAGATCATGGCCAGGGTCTTCCCGGCCAGCGGGCGGGCGGTGTAGGCTCCACGCTTCATGGCCAGCGCCAGGTCGAACAGGGTCTCGAGTTCGGCCCGGGTGAAGTCGGGGATCGCCAGGAAGTCGCGCTTGCTCATGGATCTCTCGTGCCGCGAGTCGGCCATTTTGGCAGTCGCAGTCTAGCGGGGCCCCGGCGCCGGGGGCAAGGGTGCGGCGCTGCCGATAGTGGGGGCGGGGCGGGGTGGGCGGACAGCAGAACGGGATGGGAGCATGGCCGTGGACCGGAAGGATTACACCCACGAAGTGCGGCTGGCGCGATCCGGGATCGCGCGGTTCTGGCTGCTGGCGGCCGGCCACGTGAGCGTGGGGCTGGCGGTGCTCGGCGCCTTCCTGCCGCTGCTGCCGACCACGCCCTTCCTGCTGCTGGCCGCCGCCTGCTACGTGCGCGCCTCAGCGCGGTTCTACAACTGGCTGCTCAACACCCGCAGCTTCGGCCCGATGATCATCAACTGGCGCGATCACCGCGCCATGGCGGTCCGGCACAAGGTCATGGCCATCGGGTTCATCGCGGTGAGCATCGGGGTGTCGGTGATCTTCTTCATGCCCCACCCCGCCGGCCAGGTGGCGCTGAGCGGCCTGGGGGTGGGGTGGATCGCCCTGCTGCTGCGGATGCCCACCCGCTGAGCGCCGCCTAGGCGGTGGCGCCGGTGGCGATGCGCGCCAGCCGCGCCAGCTGTTCCCGCGTGCCGAAGCCGATCAGCACGTCCCCCGCCTCGAGCCGGGTCCCTTCTCCCGGATTGGTCAGCAGGACGCCATCCCCCTGGCGGGCGAGGGCCAGGAGGTTCACGCCGGTGGCCGCCGCGATGCCCGCCTCGCCGAGGGGCCGGCCCGCCAGCCGGCTGGCGGGCTCCACCCGGGTCTCCTCGATCCAGAACTCCACTTCGCGCGAGTGCATCACCCGGTCCAGGAAGTCGGTGACCCGCGGGTGGAGCAGCTGGGTGGCCATCCGCCGCCCGCCGATCCGGTAGGGCGAGATCACGTGGCTCGCGCCGGCGCGCATGAGCTTGGCCTCGGCGCCGCCGTGGCTGGCGCGGGCCACGATCACCAGGGCGGGATTGAGGGCGCGGGCGGTGAGGGTGATGACGATGTTGGCGTTGTCGTCGCCGGTGGCGGCCACGAGCCCGCGGGCCCGCGCCACGCCGGCCCGCACCAGCACCTGGTCGTCGGAGGCATCGCCCACCAGGCACTGGTGGTCGCGGGCCATGTCCTCGGCGGGCGGGGTGCGGTCGAGGATCACCACCGGGACGCCGGCCTCCTCGAGGTCGTGCACCACCTCCTGCCCCACCCGGCCGTGGCCGCAGATGATGTAGTGATTGCGCAGCTGGTCGATGGCCTCTTGCACCCGACGCCTCCTGAGCGCTCCGGTGAGCTCGCCGCTCACCACGTACTCGACGATGGTCCCGAGCAGGAACGCCATGACGCCGGTGCCCGAGACGATGAGGATGATGGTGAACCACCGCCCGGTGTTGCTCAGCGGGCGGACCTCGCCGAAGCCGACCGTGGCGATGGTGGTCACGGTCATGTAGATGCCCTCGAGGAAGGTCCAGCCCTCGAGCAGCATGTAGCCGACGGTCCCCCCCACCAGCACCACCACGATGGCAAAGCCCACCCGGCCCAGCCGGCGGCGCAGCTCCTCCGGCAGGAGGCGGTCGCGGGTCACCGCGCCGGTTCCCGCCGCAGCACCCGGCCCGGGCGCGCCGCGGTGACGGCCCCGTCCGCGAAGACCACCTGGCCGTTCACCCACACCCGCCGGATCCCGACGCTCACCGCCTGCGGCGCCGACGGGGTGGCGTGGTCGAGCACGGTGGCGGGATCGAAGAGCACCAGGTCGGCGGCCTGGCCCGGCGCGATCCGGCCGCGGGTGGTCAGGCCCACGTGGTCGGCGGCGAGCCCGGTGGCCTTGTGGACGGCGTCGGCGAGGCCGAGCACGCCCCGCTCGCGCACGTAGCGGCCGAGGATCCGCGGGTAGCTGCCGAAGCCGCGGGGATGCCGGCCGGCGAGCGACCCGTCGGTGCAGAAGTTCATGTGCGGCCACTGCATGAGCCGCTCGATGTCAGGCTCGATCATGCTGGTGCCGATGACGCTCTCCACCCCTTCCACCCCCTCGGCCCGCGCCACCTCGGCGCGGCGGATGAGCTCCATCAGCGCCGCGGCGGGATCGAGCCCCAGCTCGCGGGCCACGTCGGCGAGGGTCCGCCCCGAGAACTCCGGGGTGGGGCGATAGACGCCGAGCAGCAGCCCCTCCGGCGTGGACACCTCGGTGACGGCGAACTCGGCGGCGGCGCGGTCCCGGTAGTCGCGATCGGGGAACAGCACCGTGAGCGTGGAGTGCCAGTAGGTGTAGGGATAGATGTCGCCGGTGATGTCGATGCCCTCGCGGCGCGCGGCGTCGAGCCGGCGGACCAGCGAGTCGGCCCCGCCCCACAGGGAGCGCATGGCGAGCTTGGTGTGGGAGACCTGCACCGGCAGCCGCGCCTCCCGGCCGATATTGATGATCTCCTCGATGGCCGCCCAGAAGTGCCGGTCCTCGCTGCGGACGTGGCTGATGTAGCGGCCGCCCGCCGCGGCGGTGACGCGCGCCAGGTCGATGAGCTCCGACGGGGCGCTGAAGATGCCGGGGTCGTACTCGAGGCCACTCGACAGGCCGAGGGCGCCGGCGGCCAGCTCGCCGCGGAGCAGGAGCTTCATCCGGCCCACCTCCTCGGCAGTGGAGACCCGGCTGAAGTCGCGGCCCAGGACGATGTCGCGCAGCGTGCCGTGGCCCACGTACATGGCCAGGTTCACCGCGGCGGGCTGGCGCTCCCGCTCGGCCAGGAAGCGGGAGAGCGGGAAGGGCGAGGATCCATCCTGCCCGCCCACGATGGTCGTGATGCCCTGGCTCACCGCGCCCAGCGCATCGGGGTGCTCGCCGAGATCCTCGTCGGCGTGGCTGTGAGTGTCGATGAAGCCGGGCGCGAGGGCCAGCCCGGTGGCATCGAGCACGGCCTCGCCCGGGGCCGGGGTGAGGTCGCCAACCGCGGCGATGCGGCCGGCGCGCACCCGGACGTCGGCCCGGCGCGGGGCGGCGCCGGTGCCGTCGTAGACGTCGGCGTGGCGGACCAGGAGGTCCTGCGCGGCGAGCGGGGGCGCGGCGGCGCCGAGCAGCATGAGTCCAGCGAGCAGGGATCGCATGCCCAAGAGTACGTCCCGCCGCTCCCTTGCGGGAGTCTCGGGCGGCCGGCATTCTCCCATCATGAAGAACTCCCTCCCCATTGCCGCCCTCGCCCTGGTCACTGCGATGCCCCTTGCCGCCCAGTCCCGCGACCCGGTCCACGCCCCACGCGGCATGGTGGCCACCAGCCAGCTGCTGGCCAGCGCCGCGGGCCGCGAGGTCCTGGCCCAGGGCGGCAACGCGGTGGATGCCGCGGTGGCCGCGGCGGCGGTGCTCGCGGTGGTGGAGCCGCACATGACCGGGATCGGCGGGGACATGTTCGCGCTGGTCTGGTCGGCCGGGGAGCGGCGGCTGGTGGCGCTGCGCTCGAGCGGGCGCGCGGG encodes:
- a CDS encoding MogA/MoaB family molybdenum cofactor biosynthesis protein, whose protein sequence is MPIRLAILTISDAGSRGERADGSGDTIVAWARDRGYEVVERALVPDEVAGIRAAVVRWADEDRADLVLTTGGTGLTVRDVTPEATRATLDKEAPGIAEALRMSVYPRFHRAALSRGVAGVRGRTLIVNLPGSPGGVRDGLAVLDDLVVHAVDLVRGTRTGH
- the gcvT gene encoding glycine cleavage system aminomethyltransferase GcvT; this translates as MTTLLRTPLCDVHKALGAKMVPFAGWEMPVQYAGGILAEHRAVREDAGIFDVCHMGEFEVTGPDRNAFVNRVTTNDVAALVPGQVQYSAFLNEAGGVVDDCTVYRFEDKVMLVVNAANIDKDWEHVVAQKKGANVRIRNVSDAVGLLALQGPRAEALLQPHTETILPDIGYYRFATGRVAGAGCFISRTGYTGEDGFELYCRAQDAATIWHALTGPGKATPIGLGARDTLRLEVGYALYGNDIDDETTPLEAGLGWITKIDKGAPFMGEAALKRQKLAGVARRLVGFRMVGKGIPRHGMPTLVDGVACDVVRSGTMSPTLGYAIGTTYLPASHAAVGSRFHVDIRGEALEAEVVKRPFYTKGSVRR
- the argF gene encoding ornithine carbamoyltransferase; this translates as MSKRDFLAIPDFTRAELETLFDLALAMKRGAYTARPLAGKTLAMIFGKTSTRTRVSFEVGTWQLGGQALFLSSREIQLGRGEPIRDTARVLSGYVDGIMIRTYAHTEVEELARFASVPVINGLTDLLHPCQILADVLTMREAFGGWEGKVVAWVGDGNNMANTWLQAAALLGFELRIACPEGYEPSRAIFEQAAARTQVSITELPEEAVAGAHVVTTDVWASMGHETEAETRRAAFTGYGVDEKLMTLARPEAIFLHCLPAHRGEEVSDAVLEGPQSRVWLEAENRLHIQKALLATLMGSHST
- a CDS encoding YbaN family protein yields the protein MDRKDYTHEVRLARSGIARFWLLAAGHVSVGLAVLGAFLPLLPTTPFLLLAAACYVRASARFYNWLLNTRSFGPMIINWRDHRAMAVRHKVMAIGFIAVSIGVSVIFFMPHPAGQVALSGLGVGWIALLLRMPTR
- a CDS encoding potassium channel protein, which encodes MTRDRLLPEELRRRLGRVGFAIVVVLVGGTVGYMLLEGWTFLEGIYMTVTTIATVGFGEVRPLSNTGRWFTIILIVSGTGVMAFLLGTIVEYVVSGELTGALRRRRVQEAIDQLRNHYIICGHGRVGQEVVHDLEEAGVPVVILDRTPPAEDMARDHQCLVGDASDDQVLVRAGVARARGLVAATGDDNANIVITLTARALNPALVIVARASHGGAEAKLMRAGASHVISPYRIGGRRMATQLLHPRVTDFLDRVMHSREVEFWIEETRVEPASRLAGRPLGEAGIAAATGVNLLALARQGDGVLLTNPGEGTRLEAGDVLIGFGTREQLARLARIATGATA
- a CDS encoding D-aminoacylase, with amino-acid sequence MLLGAAAPPLAAQDLLVRHADVYDGTGAAPRRADVRVRAGRIAAVGDLTPAPGEAVLDATGLALAPGFIDTHSHADEDLGEHPDALGAVSQGITTIVGGQDGSSPFPLSRFLAERERQPAAVNLAMYVGHGTLRDIVLGRDFSRVSTAEEVGRMKLLLRGELAAGALGLSSGLEYDPGIFSAPSELIDLARVTAAAGGRYISHVRSEDRHFWAAIEEIINIGREARLPVQVSHTKLAMRSLWGGADSLVRRLDAARREGIDITGDIYPYTYWHSTLTVLFPDRDYRDRAAAEFAVTEVSTPEGLLLGVYRPTPEFSGRTLADVARELGLDPAAALMELIRRAEVARAEGVEGVESVIGTSMIEPDIERLMQWPHMNFCTDGSLAGRHPRGFGSYPRILGRYVRERGVLGLADAVHKATGLAADHVGLTTRGRIAPGQAADLVLFDPATVLDHATPSAPQAVSVGIRRVWVNGQVVFADGAVTAARPGRVLRREPAR